The genomic segment cacacacacacacatacacatacacacacacacacacacacacacacacacacacacacacacacacacacacacacacacacacacacacacacacacacacacacacacacacatacatatatgcatatatatatatgtgtgtgtgtgtgtgtgtgtgtgtgtgtgtgtgtgtgtgtgtgtgtgtgtgtgtgtgtgtgtgtgtgtgtgtgtgtgtatctctaaatatatgtgtgtgtgtgtgtgtgtgtgtgtgtgtgtgtgtgtgtgtgtgtgtgtgtgtgtgtgtgtgtgtgtgtgtgtgtgtgtgtatatatatatatatatatatatatatatatatatatatatatatgtatatatatatatatatatatatatatatatatatatatatatatatatacacatatgtatgtatttatatatatatatatatatatatatatatatatatatatatatatatatatatatatatacatatatatatgtatatatatatatatatatatatgtatgtatatgtatatgtatatatatatatatatatatatatatatatatatatatatatatatatatatatatatttatatatatatatatatgtgtgtgtgtgtgcgtgtatgtatatacatgtaagtatatatatctatttaatattgtgtgtgtgtatatatataattatatatatatatatatatatatatatatatatatatatatatatatatatatatatatatatatatatacatacatacataaattgtgtgtgcataaaaaatcttttattttcaggGCCAAAGCTTTTTATAAATTGACAGGTAAAGTATATTGTACAGTATTTGTActttttattaaaatattaattatatacaAAGATATTTTCAAGAAGTATAATGTTTTAcctatataaagaatataaagttATTATTGGAAATTTGCCATCCTTTCCTGCCAGGGAACAGCACCTGTACCTATAAAGTAGTCCTTGAAATTGTCTCGTACAGCCTTTGCTTCATTTGAGCAGCCTTTTTGAATTGGCTGCAGGCTTTCCATTGATAGTGCTTCCCATTCACCACTTATTATGATGCCTTTTTCTTGATCCTCCCTCTGAAGCAGTTCTGGGTTTACAGGCTTTCCACTCCTTATCCGCAGAAAGTTATGCAGCACTACAGTGGCAAACATTATGTCTTTAACGAACATTGGTTTTGAGGCAATAGGTTGAAGAAGGACTCTGAAATTTGAAGCTAGTATACCGAAGGCATTGTCAGCTACCCTCCTTGCCCTTGACAATCTGTAATTAAATATTGCCTGATCCCTTGTGATGTTCCTTCCTGAATAGGGTTTCATCAAATAGGTTTTTAGTGGGAATCCATCATCTCCCACAATCACATATGGAGATTTGGTGGTTGTGTTTGGCAATGCTGAAATTGGAGGGATCTGAATGCTTTGATTTTCAATATCCTCCTGCAGAGAGCACCTATCCCACACACTAGAATCACTAGCAAGTCCTTTTTCTCCTACACTGACATACAGGAACTGGTAGTTGGCATCGACCAGACCTAACATTATAATGTTGTGATGGACTTTGTTATCAAAGTCCCCAGATCCACAGTTTGCAGTTTTTTTCACTAGTACTCTTTTCCCATCCACGGCCCCCAAACATAGAGGAAAATTCCACAAGTTGTAGAAGGCCTTTGCAACATCTTGCCATTCCTCACTTGTGGCAGGAAGTCTAAGGTATTTCTCCTTCAGCACGTCGTGGATAGCTTTGCACACTTCTGGGATAATGGCTGCTATCAAATTGTGGCTTATTTTGTAGGACCATGCCAGAGATCTCCGCGAGTGTcctaggggaagaagaaaaaaatcaacacatgGGTATAGATATACATCTTAAACCAATTGTCctattcacagaaaaaaataaataatgttagtaaacataaaacaaatcctagaaataaagattacaatgacaataaaacaactCATCCATGTCTTACAATTGATTTAGTTCAGGAGTATACGTGCATATATCACTATCAATCTATCAGCAACACatgtagctctgtgtgtgtgtgtgtgtgtgtgtgtgtgtgtgtgtgtgtgtgtgtgtgtgtgtgtgtgtgtgtgtgtgtgtgtgtgtgtgtgtgtgtgtgtgtgtgtgtgtgtgtgtgtgtgtgtgtgtttaataaatgaaaaggtcaacataatgttaggactgattgccaacatgaagagggcatttgtgtatgtatgtatgtgtatatatatatatatatatatatatatatatatatatatatatatatacatatacatatatatatatatatatatacatttatatacatatgtatatatacatacatacatatatatatatatatatatatatctatatatatatatatatataaaatctatttaggtacatgtatataaataaatgaaaatataaatatataaagatctatataatatatatatatatatatatatatatatatatatatatatatatatatatatatatatatactttttaatgcacaagatatatatatatatatatatatatatattatatataatatatataatatatatatattatatatatatactacatataatatatacataatatgaatataatatgaatatcatatataatatatatatatataatatatatataatatatataaaatatatataatatatatatatatatatatatatgatttatatatatatatatatataaatatatatatatatatgatatatatatatatatgatatatatataatatatatatatataacatatataacatatataacatatataatatatataatatatataatatttaatatatatatatataatatatatataatatataatatataatatatatataatataaaatatataatatataatatatatatataatatataatacatatatatatatatatatatatatatatatatatatatacacacatgtgtgtgtgtgtgtgtgtgtgtgtgtgtgtgtgtgtgtgtgtgtgtgtgtgtgtgtgtgtgtgtgtgtgtgtgtgtgtgtgtgtgtgtgtgtgtgtgtgtgtgtgtttagggagagagtaagggaatagCATAATTCTCAAAAAGGGTTTCTATCCTGAGACAAAGACCCTTACTTTTTTAAATAAGGTCCATGGAgtgaaaattatgaaataaaatttaatggcatatTATCTCACCTACAGTAGCTACTTACAACTTTcattcacatatcaataaattggaatcatTGTGAAGTGTTCTTGGTCTATAGCTACTGTCACCcttacaatattaataacaattaataactgAATCTGTAAAGGTtagtcattatatcattatatatttgttaAGAGCTATagaatgaaaaaggttgggaaTCACTGCTCTAGCCACTCCTGGAGATCCACAAACATCATTGAAGGAATCAAAACGCTTCCTCACCTGGGGGTTAACCTATTGAACCCCACCTGATCACTTTACTTCCCCCCCAGGGATTCTACCCCTGGAACCCACCCAATTGCCGCGGACATACTTTCCAGACAGTATTTGTCAACACCTATCTTCTTTAGCTCTGATGTTAATTTTTGCTTGAATAGGTTATTTAATATTTCAGTGAGTGTCTTGGTAATTGTTACTGATAGCAACACACTTCCCAAAGGctcaagtcaaaaaaaaaaaaaaaaaaaaaaaaaaaaaatcggcaggATATCCAATGATTTCATCAATTCTTGGTATTATTTCTTCTGCAAATAAATTGTTGAGGAGATCGAGTATCATTTCTCCACTGACCATCTTGATTTGATAGACCTGATAGcatgggagggcatgaagtatatcagggaaatttcagggtaaaacaggcttaaatatgAGAAATTGAGATATGGTCAGTGAGCTATCAAACCTCGCAGTTGGTGACTAAAAGTGTGAAACATACGATGTGCAATCACTCTAAAGAACTGTATAGATAAATCTTTAAAAACAAAATTGaagtataatgacattaataaaaggTTTTAAAAGCATAAATATTTAACAGCCAATGGTGATAATCAGAAAAATATAATTCTGAGAACCGTGTAGTAACACATGCACTACTTTGGATTTTGCAGTAATGAGTTAAGCATTcaatgttttgtttttcctggAAAGGTGAAAAAGATGAGTGACAGTCTCTGAGCGGTGCTATGTAGGAGACATTTCCATTATTAAGTGGTGAATATTGGGCCACtacagcttaaactatgttgtatCCTACTCCATTTCTTCCACTCTATAtgatggcagtgtccatttcctCTATCGGTTAAGGTTTACGATAGAACCGCACCGACTTGGAGTAAATTGAAGATCATAGCGTTGTAGGCGATGAAAAACTACATGcattgctatcaaaattgattTGCAGAAGAGAAACTGTTCAAGTTAAATGAGGAAAAGCGGCACACAGAATGCCGCCGCATGGGGACTAAGTCCCCACAAGCCTCCAGCGACTAAGCCCAACCCTCCTCGTGTCGCAGCGAACCACTTAGCTGCGCAGGAACCCAACATGAACTGTTTTGGCGCAAGTAGCTCGTGACGGCAATCAGGTGGGGGTCCGGGGGCGTAGCCCCCTGGTTAGCAGGGTTTTTTGTTCATACAGCGATCCTACTGCTAGTTCATGTGTTTCAGATACTTTTCACTCGCTCGTTTGTTTTCATAAAACTGTATCGAATCATCTGTGGCTGAATCTTCTctcatatttttacattttccactttttttgtCATCTGTAATACTATCCTTGGCtcagattttcaatttcccacactCTTTTGCTTATaaaaatgcatggtatgaacaaaatcatcccccccaacccccatggATCCCCCAACCTTGTTGACAGGAGTCGGGGACTTCGTCCCTGATGGGTGCAGTCCTATCATAAACATTTACCCCTCTATCTACACACATCGCTCTCTTTAACTTCAAACTGGATTTTCCTTAGTACAgtcattatgtatatgcatacaaaatatTCTGACAACTTCCTTAGTATCGACTTGCAATGAAAATGCGAAAAGTCCTTATGTCCATGTGGCTGTGTGAGACTGAAACTATACTCCTAGGGGATCAAAAACAATGAGTTGGGTATTTATGAAAACTGAGTCCACAAATCCATGAGAAACAGACCTGTGGCAAGGTAGTAGAGCGTCACAGACAGTCGCTGATCTGGTGGAATGGGTTTCCTCAGCTTTGTCTCCTGCTTGGTGATGAAGGGCGTGACTAAATTCAGCAATTCTGTGAAATCTTCGACTGACATCCGATGATACTCGTAAAACCCACGACTGTCCTCGATGCATAGTTCTTTGAGCAGGTTATGACACACATTGATCTCTTTCCTGTCAGACTGCTGTCTAATCCGCAATCGTTTGGgctgcttccttttcttcttcgcccTTTTGAGAGATAAGTAACACTGCGTTAAGGAAAAAACCACGGATGTGTATCCCACCAGCGCCGCCTCGCGTGAGATTGCCATGCTGCTTTGTTTacatggccggggggggg from the Penaeus vannamei isolate JL-2024 chromosome 1, ASM4276789v1, whole genome shotgun sequence genome contains:
- the LOC113816692 gene encoding uncharacterized protein: MAISREAALVGYTSVVFSLTQCYLSLKRAKKKRKQPKRLRIRQQSDRKEINVCHNLLKELCIEDSRGFYEYHRMSVEDFTELLNLVTPFITKQETKLRKPIPPDQRLSVTLYYLATGHSRRSLAWSYKISHNLIAAIIPEVCKAIHDVLKEKYLRLPATSEEWQDVAKAFYNLWNFPLCLGAVDGKRVLVKKTANCGSGDFDNKVHHNIIMLGLVDANYQFLYVSVGEKGLASDSSVWDRCSLQEDIENQSIQIPPISALPNTTTKSPYVIVGDDGFPLKTYLMKPYSGRNITRDQAIFNYRLSRARRVADNAFGILASNFRVLLQPIASKPMFVKDIMFATVVLHNFLRIRSGKPVNPELLQREDQEKGIIISGEWEALSMESLQPIQKGCSNEAKAVRDNFKDYFIGTGAVPWQERMANFQ